One window of Colias croceus chromosome 6, ilColCroc2.1 genomic DNA carries:
- the LOC123692533 gene encoding translocation protein SEC63 homolog, whose product MGGQKFEYDESGSTFFYFVLSFLALILIPATFYYWPRKRKEDPVKLAEQCQCPGCLKKRIIIEQSQPYKNVKNFFVMLAIVSGWVLLGFLAVKVSQFDYEMSNFDPYDILGLPPGATQAEIKKSYRKQSLILHPDKETGDEKAFMRLTKAYQALTDDEARRNWEKYGNPDGPGAMSFGIALPSWIVEKENSVWVLGLYALVFMVALPTAVGTWWYRSIRYSGEQVLLDTTQMYFYFCHKTPSMPLKRALMILAASCEFDRRHNSEIIERSTDNEEVPALLRDLPNLGEKNKEQPLCRPYSVKARALLHAHLSRMKLPEETLEADRRYIVSRCPDLIVEMVNCVNQLIALAYARRIPRLPTIETIENCMKMSPTIVQGLWEYKSPLLQLPYITEDHLKYFTNRKKHIKSLLQLAQLPGEERRQVLRFLNDKQYDDVMKVLGNMPYIHFQVNTEVIDDENSTVVTAGAIVTVTVLLQRTNMKELFGDTTIKEKNNIKDEEDGAGAGENGENDKNDKNDKTEKNEKNDKKDAAPKRPVWMKQGKKPVKKTKKPVAKQQVKAAPAAPVPPSPPPADVKKKEPKKKDEDGEESEAGSSDESGTHSDASDNESRDKSSAVDDDDDQWEKFQKRLQKRERLEGRSKSSHPVHCPYFPLEKQEFWWCYICDRKSHTLLTAPAHVTALVDSHELQLRFTAPRWPGLYTLACCLRSDSYIGMDQQQDMKLDVKEAAAVPAEHPQWDLSDSDTDNNDQGGNESEFTTDDEVEEE is encoded by the exons atggGAGGACAAAAATTTGAATATGATGAAAGCGGCTCGACATTCttctattttgttttatcgTTTCTTGCATTAATATTGATTCCAGCGACATTTTACTACTGGCCAAGAAAGCGAAAAGAAg atccAGTCAAATTAGCAGAACAATGTCAATGTCCGGGTTGTTTAAAGAAAAGAATAATTATAGAACAATCACAaccttataaaaatgttaaaaatttcttTGTAATGTTAGCCATAGTGTCCGGATGGGTGCTATTAGGATTTTTAGCAGTTAAAGTATCACAGTTTGATTATGAAATGTCCAATTTTGATCCATATGACATCTTGGGTTTACCACCTGGTGCAACTCAAGCAGAAATTAAGAAGTCATATCGTAAGCAGTCACTTATCCTGCATCCTGATAAGGAGACTGGTGATGAGAAAGCTTTTATGAGACTAACAAAGGCTTATCAA GCTCTAACAGATGATGAGGCTAGGAGAAACTGGGAGAAGTATGGTAATCCAGATGGGCCGGGGGCAATGAGTTTTGGTATTGCTTTGCCGAGTTGGATTGTGGAGAAGGAGAACAGTGTGTGGGTGCTGGGGCTTTACGCTCTTGTGTTCATGGTGGCCTTACCAACAGCT gttGGTACTTGGTGGTATCGGTCTATTAGATATTCAGGAGAGCAAGTTTTACTTGATACAActcaaatgtatttttatttctgtcATAAAACACCATCTATGCCGCTCAAAAGGGCTCTTATGATTCTTGCTGCTTCTTGTGAGTTTGACCGTAGACATAATTCTGAAATTATTGAGAGGAGTACAGATAATGAAGAAGTGCCTGCT CTGCTACGAGACCTGCCAAATTTAggagaaaaaaataaagaacaaCCGTTGTGCCGGCCCTACAGTGTGAAAGCTCGTGCGTTACTACATGCGCATTTGTCACGAATGAAGCTTCCTGAGGAGACGCTGGAAGCTGACCGACGGTATATTGTGTCTAGATGTCCCGATCTCATTGTGGAGATGGTCAATTGTGTTAATCAACTTATTGCATTAGCATACGCTAGAAGAA TCCCTCGCCTACCAACAATTGAAACAATcgaaaattgtatgaaaatgtCCCCAACAATAGTGCAGGGTCTTTGGGAGTACAAATCACCTCTATTACAATTACCGTACATCACCGAAGATCACTTAAAGTATTTCACAAACAGAAAGAAGCATATAAAGTCTCTGTTACAACTCGCACAATTGCCAGGTGAAGAGAGAAGACAGGTGCTACggtttttaaatgataaacaATATGATGATGTCATGAAAGTCTTAGGAAATATGCCTTATATTCATTTCCAAGTAAACACTGAAG TAATTGATGATGAAAATTCAACGGTTGTAACAGCAGGAGCTATTGTAACAGTAACTGTACTCCTACAAAGAACTAATATGAAAGAACTTTTCGGAGATACTACTATAAAAGAgaagaataatataaa GGACGAGGAAGACGGCGCGGGCGCGGGTGAAAACGGCGAGAATGACAAGAACGATAAGAACGATAAGACCGAAAAGAATGAAAAGAACGACAAGAAGGACGCGGCCCCCAAACGGCCGGTGTGGATGAAACAAGGCAAGAAGCcggttaaaaaaacaaaaaaaccgGTTGCTAAGCAACAGGTGAAAGCGGCGCCTGCCGCCCCTGTGCCGCCCTCCCCACCGCCAGCCGATGTAAAGAAGAAGGAACCAAAGAAAAAGGATGAGGATG GCGAAGAATCCGAAGCGGGCAGCTCCGACGAGTCGGGCACGCACAGCGACGCGTCGGACAACGAGTCGCGCGACAAGTCGTCCGCGGtggacgacgacgacgaccagTGGGAGAAGTTCCAGAAGCGCCTGCAGAAGCGCGAGCGGCTCGAGGGCAGGTCCAAGAGCTCGCACCCCGTGCACTGCCCGTACTTCCCGTTG GAGAAGCAAGAGTTCTGGTGGTGCTACATCTGCGACCGCAAGTCGCACACGCTGCTCACCGCGCCGGCGCACGTGACTGCGCTCGTCGACTCGCACGAGCTGCAGCTGCGCTTCACGGCGCCGCGCTGGCCCGGCCTCTACACGCTCGCGTGCTGCCTCCGTTCTG ATTCATACATCGGTATGGACCAGCAGCAGGACATGAAGCTGGACGTGAAGGAGGCGGCCGCAGTGCCCGCTGAGCACCCGCAGTGGGACCTTAGCGACTCCGACACGGATAACAACGACCAG GGAGGCAACGAGAGTGAATTCACAACAGATGACGAGGTCGAGGAagagtaa